The Muntiacus reevesi chromosome 15, mMunRee1.1, whole genome shotgun sequence region AACAGTCTGTTCGCTGTCATGGCTTGTCTATATCCCTGATCCTTATTATATCTCCACTGCTCTtacttaaaaaagtgaaagtcattcagtcgtgtccgaccctttgcgaccccatggactgactagacagtccatgggattctccaggccagaatactggagtggagagcctttcccttcaggggatcttcccaaacccaggcctcccgcattgcaggcggattctttacccgctgagccaccagggaagtccaggaatactgaagtaggacctatcccttctccagtggatattcctgactcaggaatcgaactggggtctcctgcattgcaggtggattctttactagctgagccaccagggaagccttactttaaaaatttacatgtaaatacattttatagaaATCTTCTTTTGGCTTATTGAAACATGAGTCACGGTGGGCTGCAATTTTGTCCGTTTTATTTTTGCATAGGAAAAACATCATAATGACTAGTGAGAAGATTAGAACAGTCTCTGTAAATCATCATCTCTTGCCAGTAGTTACTCAGATTCAGAAGTTGAGTATGGGATACACTCTCCCTGATAATTTgtctaaagcagtggttctcaaccaggggcaGTTTCGCCCCTGAGGGGACATTTAACAATCCTCAGAGACATTTTTGGTCATCGTATCTGGCAAGGGATGGGGTTATGttattggcatctagtgggtagggGCCAGGGTGCTGCTAAAGATCCTACAGTGTAACAGGACAGGTCTGCCCCCCCAGCACAGAATTAATCCGGCCCCAAATGTTACTAGTGCTAAGGGTGAGAAACCCTGTTCAGAAGGCTCTTTAACAGTGAATGTGTGGCTAAGCATAATCTCTCTTAATCATTTAGAATTATGCAAGATAAATAAGGCCATCCAAAATGGGGGCATGGTCCTAGGACTCTTGAAAAacagtaaaagataaaaaaaaacgAAGTGCATGGTAAGAAATGATAGTAGTGAGGTCTTGCTGAAATGATATAAACTTCAAGGAGATTATGAGCTAAATAAGAAAACCactgggaaatctgttgtgaTACTGAACCAAACAATTCTTCCCATTTCTGAAcagcaagggtttttttttttccccatccagCTATGTCTccagcactaaaaaaaaaaacctaaagtttTTGTATTTAGTCCATTTTTACATGGTCCATAGCACAGCATGCTACTTATCACTGTAGAATtatattttgacatatttttacCTAATCCAAAGGCTGGTTAAATGTTCATTTACCTATAATACTCTTGACATTTTTCTTatgtgaatctttttttaaaacaaaagtcaagACAACTGGATAATAAGTAAGCTTTGAAATGCCAAAAGCAAAGCCAGTAGCGTGATGATAGGAACCTCTATTGAGAAAAAGCTTACCTGTAAGACCTAAAACAAGTAAGctctcagaagaaaacagaattcaaatGCTTTATGACATTAGATTTGGCAAtggtttcttggatatgacacaaaAAAGCACAggtaagaaatgaaaaagcagacaAATTGGacttcttgaaaattttaaaaatttgtgcatCAGAAGATACTATCAACAGTAATGAAGACAACccacagactgggaaaaaatatttgcaactcatatatctgataaaggattaatatccagaatatatagagaactcctaaaacttaaagataaaaaacaacccaattcaaaaatgggcaaagatctTGAaaagacattcctccaaagaagacataagaatggccaataaacacatgaagaatgctcaaaatcactagcaattagagaaatgcaaatcaaaactacaatgagatactgcCTCACAACCTGTAGGTTTGCTATTgtcaaaaaaaacagaaaacgaTAAGTAtgatgaggatgtagagaaactcATGcgttgttgatgggaatgtaaaacggCATAGCCCTGGTGGGAAACAGaatggcagttccttaaaaaattaaaaatagaattaacataTGATCAAACAATTCCACTTCTCGGTATATccctaaaagaattgaaagcaaggtACAGAAGAGagatttgtacacccatgttcattgcTACATTATCCACAAAACATAAAACCTgggagcaacccaagtgtccatcaacagataaatggacaaataaaatGTGTATACTTGCAACTGattattatttagccttaaaaagtaaggaaattctgcaatatgctacaacatggatgaacctttagGGACATTCTGCAACGTGAAAcaggccagtcacaaaaagacaaatactgtatgattgcaCTTACATGAGGTACTTAGCTTAGTCAAAATCATAAAGACAAAGTATTATGATGGTTGCAAGGGAGAGGGGAGAATGAAGAGTGATTGTTTAACTGGTCTAGAGTTGGGTGggctggtggtgatggttacataaCAATGTGAATACATTtaccactgaactgtgcacttaaacATGGTTTAGACAATAAATTTTATGCTCAGTGTACTTTAccacattgaaaaataaattaaaaagtgattcCCCTCTCCCTCAACGCCCGTGAATAACCTCAAAAATAACACACAGTTTAGTTCTTACGCGTCGTCCCTGGTCATCAAGGGTTGTAGAAACAATCCTGCCGTCCCTAAAATGCACACCAGGATGAAAACCCACAGAAAAATACGATCAATCACCATGGCAACATACTTCCAATCGTCTTGAAtctgaaagacaaaaacaaaaatcatgagaggaaaaataaagcaggaaggaAAAGGCAAACTGAACAGATTTTCAGtaccaaatatttaataaatgtgtttCAGGAGGAGAAGAAACCATTCTGCTGCCAACATGgcaagaaaactttttttcctaattaatgtAGTCTGAGGAAATCTACCCTTCTCACATTTCTCTTTATGCACTAGAGAAACAGGAACAGAATATCTGTCatattaaatgctttaaaatcagaaatttctttttttaaaagatttttgtttatgtgaatcatttttaaagtttttattgaatttgttacaatattgcttccgttttatgttttggttttctgactGGGAGGCATGtcgggtcttagctccctgaccagagatcgaacctgcactccctgccttggaaggcagagccttaatcactggaccgccagggaactcccataaATAAGAAATTTCTTAATATATACATAACCCATCCCCCCCCAATTGAATTCTAATTTATAAAGTTAGTTAAACTAGTTACTTGACTTACACTTCTGGTGGAGGATTCTGGGCCCTTGTTAGGATAGCTTATGCAATCCAACATCATTTATCATTATTTCAAAGTACTAGCTCTTATCCAGTTTTTGATACTAATTTCCTTTTAACATCTGTTTCAAAAATGAAACAAGCCCACCAGGCCAAGCCCCTCATCACTTTCTCTCACACAGCCCCCCCTGTCCACAATACCCAACTAGCCAACTATCATCTTCAATTATAAGGCCAAAGTATGGAATTCTGTATAGTTACAGGACAGGTTCAAAGTCAGAAACAATTGCTGACAATAAAGTAAAAGATGGAAGAAAGAGTAAGTCTAATTGTATATAATAGAGCTTCAATTTTGGCTTGAAATAGGAAGGAGAATTGCACATTAATTATACTCCTAGACAACTCAGAAAgcaaggaaaccataattgaattGAGAAAAAGAGAACCCATGAATCAactgattttttaagaaataatcacATAATAAAGAGGCAGCATGTGATTTGGTAATTTAATTAAGTGGACTGAGATGGGGCTGGGAGACAAGGATTTTATTTCACCATTGTGAACTTGAGTCAATGTGTCCTCTCGATGACACTGAAAAGTCAATGGATTAGAACTATAACGCCCTATTTGCCACAAGGTACTTTATTCAAATCCCTAAGACTGGTTTGTAAAAgcttcaaatataaaatagacGCTGTAATTTCTACTAACCCCGCTACTGGCCAAACCACCGAAGGCTCTAGGAAGCAGTGGGGTGGGAAAAGCAAGACTTGTTATAATTCCCAGCTCTGCTCCTTTCTAGGTGTGAGAATCTGGTTCAAATATGTGACCTTGcttagcctcaatttcctcactgGTAAGTCAGGGATAAGAACAGTACCTGCTTCAGAGAgatgttatgaagattaaatgaaatatgtgCCTGGCACAGGGTCCTTAATGGACAATACCTACTGATAttaaagctgatttttaaaatgatgcattATAAATCTCCCTCTGACAGCATTTCACATGGTTTAGCCTGGTGAACTTGGGTCTTACACATAATACAAATAGTGTTGCAAAGCGATCTGGGTGAAAATTAACTTTATGTCTAACTCTGGGTATTTCGGCACAATGACATTGGCTATTCTCTGGACACTTTGGCACTAACGATGCATGAACAGGTAGATGAGTGTTAGGCAGAATGGTAAACTAGCCCAAGGTCCTGGTGTCATCCCTCAGCCCAACCCCGGGGATATCCCAGAAAGGAGACTGCATTAAAGATGGTCAGAAACGCGGACAGGTGTGGCTGGTGAGTGTGAGCATGGgcgtggggctggaggagggtcTTGTTAGCAGGAAGAACTGGGGAGGGACTGATTGTGCTCTTCCCCCCCAGCCCTGTGCCTCTTTCCAGCCTGCTACTCCTGGcccagggaggcaggtggggcCACTTGTGAGCAAAGTGGAGCCGGGAAGAGAGAGCAGAGAAGGTGCCCACTGACCGGTAGGGCCTGAGACTTCCCTCCTCACTCCCCACATCAAAGATGAAACAACTAGAGCTGAGTCAAAGGGACGAGGAGGAGATCTTGAGGGACAAGGTAACAGAAGAATAACAGAGAGTACATGGCTTTCAATCAGCAAAAAAAATTTAACCTTTCTAAACCACAACAAGAAccgaggccaaaaaaaaaaaaaaaagtaaatggaaaacatGAAATAAGATGGGCGAAATTTAACCCTCGGAAAACAGTAATtacaatacatataaataaatcattGATCAAAAGTCAGACTCTGGTTGGAATGAATGAAATAACAGATATACATACATCTATAGGTATATCTCTCTATCTATATCTCAACCAAACAAGTTGTCTCAGGGTTATTAGCTCAGAAGATCATGGCTCTGATCTGTGCACACCTCTAAGACCTCAAGAGCAACTCATGCAGTCGAACCAGTCTTGAAGGATCAGCTGTCAAAACCGTGAGAACACAAGCTCCCTAACTAATTTTCTAATTTGTAACCCAGTCCTACCTTAACTTTGAATTTAGAGTGTTAAACTCACAAGTGTGAACAAGTAAGGGTCACTAACACAACTCAAGAAGACCCAAGGCAGGTGACACGCTGACACTCCTGTCTCTCTGGGACAGGGCAGTGTGTCCAGGGACAGTCATTCACAGGCTCCCAGCACCCTCAGGAGATGGCTCTGGGAGAACTGAGCTTGCTTGGTCTGAATTCCTAGGAGGTCAGGACAGTTAAAACTGTCATTCACAGGCTCCCAGCACCCTCACGAGATGGCTCTGGGAGAACTGAGCCTGCTTGGTCTGAATTTCTAGGAGGTCAGGACAGTTAAAACCAACCAAGTTGGAGCCGGGGAATTAGGAAATTAAAACATCTCTGGGAAACTATGTACACAATAGTGTGTCAGTCATGCAGTAAGATAGAAAAAGGAATCCTTCCGACAGCCCGCCTCCCCAGAGCACTGAGTAGGCATCTTTATTCTAACACCTGCCACCCTTTCACAAACAGGTAGCAATCCACTGCCCTGTGGTCCGGTTTTCTGCATTCTCTGGAAAAACAATGGGACCACATCACCAGATGACCAGAGGTGAGCAGTGAGTGCCTCTTGAGATGAACCATGTGCCTCTAGTTGGGAGCAGCCAAACACATAAGTGTAAAGCTTCCCTATCATTAATACCTGTCACTATTTCTAACATAAGcattttggaggaaatagaagtcCACTCAATTATCACTCAAAAGAAGTGATGATTTTAAAAGTAGATAAAGGTTAGAGAGTATCTGCAAAAGTGATTAGTGTTAGACCAATGAGTAGTTTTTCACTAATCATGTACTTAATGTCCAGCAATTGCTTCAACTGAATTTGAAGGAGGGGCTGACCTTTTGGCTAAATCTGACATCATCAGGAGGCTGTGCATTGTTAGGAGTCACAAGATGGGCAGAGTTGCTCAGATGGGTGGGGTGAGGAGATAGGGCCGctatctctgtctccctcctgtcTCATCTACTCCCATTAATATGCCATTCACAGCTGAAAAAGAGGCTCTAGACATTTCCTACCAAAATTAATTACCTCCAGGGCATCAGGAGATGAAATTATCTAGTAATTAGCTCTCTGCTAATAAGCAACTTAAGGCAGAGCATAATAACCTTGGGGGTAAACAGTGggagcagccaaatacataagTGTAAAGCTTCCCCATCATTAATACCTATCACTAGTTCTAAAATAAGATTTTTGGAGAAAATAGAAGTCCACCCAATTAAAAAAACCATGGGCGAGAGTGTGAATagatatttcacaaaagaagatatccaaatggccaataagcatatgaaaaggagACCTACTATTCATTACTCAACCAGGACATGCTAATTACTCAACCAGGACATGCTAATTAAAACATCAAGTGATGCCACTTCACCCCGCTGGCAAGGATGTATGGCAGCTGGGGACTCTCAAACATTGCCAGTGGGTGTGTCAATTGGCTTAAACATTTTGGAAACCTGACTGTATCCACTAAAGTGGAAAATACATCTCTCCagtgatccagcagttccatcCTTAGGTGTGTATCCAGGAGGAGTGAATGTATGTAAGAACATGCATATGTTCTTACATATAAATGTAAGaacatttatagcagctttagtcACAATAGCTCCAACCTGGAAACAACCAAACATCCAACAATTGTAGATGGAATGAACAGAAGGTGGTGCTGTCTTATTGCAGAATATTACACAGCAGTAACAAACCCAAAGGATAAACCTCAGACGTTTGGTACATTTTGTTGAAAGAAAGAAGTCAAATATGAAAGAGGTTATGCAatgccatttatatgaagttcaagaacaggtaaaatcagggacttccctggtagtctagtggctaagactcctcactccctatgcagggggcccaggttcaatccttggtcagggaactagatcctgtgtgccacaactaagagctggtgcagccaaatagatttaaaaaaaaattttttttaaagaataggtaAAATTAATGTAAAAGAGGTCAGGATCAGTGGTTAGtaaggagggagggagtggggtaCTGACTGGGAGGGGCAAGAGGGAGCTTTCTGGGGCActggaaatgttctatgtctttATCTAGATCATGGTTCCATGAGTGTACACATAATGTAATAATTCACTGAACTGTATGCACACTTAAGACATGTGTACCTTATGCAAATTACACTTCAAGGGGGATGGGGGGACACAatcaataaagtttaaaatgtcaGCTCAGCTAATCAATACTAATAGGAGATCATCTGGTCTCACTCCCTCTTCCAGCCTACCTCCTAATCCATTCTCTTGGCACTAAGAGTTCCTATGGCCTAAACGGCTGGCAGCCTAGGAGCTAAATGCAAGGCACCACATACAACCTTTATCATTCCATTTCACAGAAGACAAGACAGGCTCACACAGGTGAGGCAGCATATCCAAGGATATGTAACTGGTACCTGGAAGAGCAGGTCTGAAAACAGCTCACTGATGCCAGTCTAATTCCTTAACCCCACCCTAAGCCTTGTCCACAAAGAAccaaaaaatgtttgttgaatgagtgaatgactaATGTAATAACAGATACATCTTTACCTCTTTGGCTTCATTTTGTGCTTTCATAGTTTCAGCAATATACTTGACACTCTGGATAGCTTCTTTGATTTCCGGTGACAGAGCAGAGAGGGAGAGCACGGCGTTGACAGATTCAGAACTGGAGCTTCTCGTGAGGTTGGCGCTGAAATTGGAGATTTTTGCCCTGCGATGGTGGCAGTAGCCGCACAGCCCATCCTGGCAGGGGTAGCCTTCCTTGCAGCCCTTGGACTCTACGCGGCTGAAGCAATTCAGGTTTGAGAGCTCAGCGCTATAGAAGGGTCTCAGCCTCTGAGTGTCACTCTCGTTGCTTGCCGGCCTGGTCATGAACATGACCCTGGGAAGCAAGTTCAAGAATATGGTCTTCACCCACGTGGGCATCGTGTGGGTGGTCGGGGTCCTGTAGTGCACATTGAGCACGAAGACGGTGATGACGATGGACAAGGTTACAAAGATCATGGTGAACAGCAGGTACTCGCCGATCAGGGGAATCACCAGCGAGGTGGACGGGATGGTCTCGGTGATCACCAGGAGAAACACGGTCAAGGAGAGGAGCACCGAGATGCAGAGGGTCACCTTCTCACCGCAGTCGGAGGGCAGGTAGAAGACAAGCACAGTCAGGAAGGAGATGAGCAGGCAGGGGATGATGAGGTTGATGGTGTAGAACAGGGGCAGGCGCCGGATGTAGAGGGAGTAGGTGATGTCCTGGTAGATCTCCTCGCAGCAGTTGTACTTGATTTCGTGCTTGTAACCGGGGGCTTTGATGATGG contains the following coding sequences:
- the CHRNA3 gene encoding neuronal acetylcholine receptor subunit alpha-3, whose amino-acid sequence is MDAQPRGVRSAKLSPLAAAPPLLLLLLLPVASTSDAEHRLFERLFEDYNEIIRPVANVSDPVVIQFEVSMSQLVKVDEVNQIMETNLWLKQIWNDYKLKWNPSDYDGAEFMRVPAQKIWKPDIVLYNNAVGDFQVDDKTKALLKYTGEVTWIPPAIFKSSCKIDVTYFPFDYQNCTMKFGSWSYDKAKIDLVLIGSSMNLKDYWESGEWAIIKAPGYKHEIKYNCCEEIYQDITYSLYIRRLPLFYTINLIIPCLLISFLTVLVFYLPSDCGEKVTLCISVLLSLTVFLLVITETIPSTSLVIPLIGEYLLFTMIFVTLSIVITVFVLNVHYRTPTTHTMPTWVKTIFLNLLPRVMFMTRPASNESDTQRLRPFYSAELSNLNCFSRVESKGCKEGYPCQDGLCGYCHHRRAKISNFSANLTRSSSSESVNAVLSLSALSPEIKEAIQSVKYIAETMKAQNEAKEIQDDWKYVAMVIDRIFLWVFILVCILGTAGLFLQPLMTRDDA